A window from Candidatus Omnitrophota bacterium encodes these proteins:
- the recG gene encoding ATP-dependent DNA helicase RecG, with protein sequence MQSTAIQYLKGIGPKRSMSFEARGVKTIEDLLYYFPRRYEDRTNFASISVLKEGQVYTIKAQVLAGGQRNSWRRRSFSITEAALEDGTGKISCVWFNQPYLKEYLKVGVSLILYGKVERYNGRLQMSNPEFEILDSQDEDSLNIGRIVPVYTLPKGFSQRSMRSLIKNTLDGYLPKINDPLTYDLRTRNNLLNLAQSLLNIHFPQDLDLQKQAHRRLSFEEFFIFQLPLVLRKLSRKEKKGIQHSVEGKLVDDFISKLSFKLTAAQEKVLTEIKKDMAAPVAMQRLLQGDVGSGKTVVATLACLVAIQGGYQAAFMAPTEILARQHYEKISAQLVGLAFAGRKLRVGLLVGQDKEKENTYLDLEEGKIDLIIGTHALLQEELSFKNLGFIVIDEQHKFGVGQRALLPKKGNNPDVLIMTATPIPRTLAITLYGDLDISVINELPAGRLPIKTLLFNQENCKKAYAIAKEELNYRRQAYIIYPVIEESYALDIAGAKKMFTELKTGEFKDFRLGLIHGQLKTKTQEAAMLKFKNRELDLLVSTSILEVGIDIPNATCMIIAFAERFGLSQLHQLRGRIGRSNLQSFCILISDGQTEEAKARLAAMVASTDGFRISEEDLKIRGPGEFFGNRQHGLAELKIANPLTQMQLLKAAREEAIALIKQDSRLEDRAHQLLKEKLLQRFPEYKTIMLVG encoded by the coding sequence ATGCAAAGCACAGCTATTCAATATCTTAAGGGTATCGGACCAAAGCGCTCAATGAGCTTTGAGGCCAGGGGTGTCAAGACCATTGAAGACCTGTTGTATTATTTTCCGCGCCGCTACGAAGACCGCACCAATTTTGCCAGCATCTCCGTCCTTAAAGAGGGGCAGGTTTATACCATTAAAGCCCAGGTTTTAGCCGGAGGCCAGCGTAACTCTTGGCGCAGGCGCAGCTTTAGCATTACCGAGGCAGCCCTGGAGGATGGTACCGGTAAAATTTCCTGTGTTTGGTTTAACCAGCCGTATCTTAAGGAATATCTTAAAGTCGGCGTATCCCTGATTCTTTACGGGAAAGTTGAGCGATATAACGGTCGGCTGCAGATGAGTAATCCGGAGTTTGAGATTCTGGACAGCCAGGATGAAGACTCTTTAAATATCGGCAGGATCGTGCCGGTTTATACTTTGCCAAAAGGCTTTAGTCAGCGGAGTATGCGCTCGCTAATCAAGAATACCCTGGACGGATATTTACCCAAAATTAATGACCCGCTGACCTATGACCTGCGCACCCGCAATAACCTGTTGAATTTGGCGCAGAGCCTGTTAAATATCCATTTTCCGCAGGATTTGGATTTACAAAAACAGGCGCACCGGCGTTTAAGTTTTGAGGAGTTTTTTATTTTTCAACTGCCGCTGGTTTTAAGAAAGCTTAGCCGTAAAGAAAAAAAAGGAATCCAGCATTCGGTCGAAGGCAAGTTAGTCGATGATTTTATTTCCAAGTTATCTTTTAAATTAACCGCAGCCCAAGAAAAGGTTTTGACGGAGATAAAAAAGGATATGGCCGCTCCTGTAGCCATGCAGCGGCTTTTGCAAGGGGATGTTGGATCAGGAAAAACCGTAGTGGCGACTTTAGCTTGTTTAGTTGCCATTCAGGGCGGATATCAGGCGGCATTTATGGCCCCGACTGAAATCCTTGCCCGGCAGCATTATGAAAAAATATCCGCTCAGCTGGTCGGGTTAGCTTTTGCCGGCCGTAAATTACGCGTAGGTTTATTGGTCGGACAGGATAAAGAAAAGGAAAATACATATCTTGATCTAGAAGAGGGCAAAATCGATCTGATTATCGGCACGCACGCCCTGCTTCAGGAAGAGTTAAGTTTTAAGAATTTGGGCTTTATTGTCATCGATGAACAGCACAAATTTGGCGTTGGGCAAAGGGCGCTTCTGCCAAAGAAAGGCAATAATCCGGATGTCTTGATTATGACCGCCACCCCGATTCCCCGCACTCTGGCAATCACTCTTTACGGAGACCTGGATATTTCGGTAATTAATGAGCTGCCCGCCGGCCGTCTTCCGATCAAGACCCTGCTTTTTAATCAAGAGAACTGTAAAAAAGCATACGCCATTGCTAAAGAAGAACTTAATTACCGGCGCCAGGCCTATATTATTTATCCGGTAATCGAGGAGTCTTACGCTTTAGACATTGCCGGAGCTAAAAAAATGTTCACTGAGCTTAAAACAGGGGAGTTTAAGGATTTTAGGCTGGGCTTAATCCATGGCCAGTTAAAAACTAAAACGCAGGAAGCGGCAATGCTTAAATTTAAAAACCGCGAGTTGGATCTTTTGGTTTCCACTTCGATTCTGGAAGTAGGTATTGACATTCCCAATGCTACCTGTATGATTATTGCTTTTGCTGAGCGTTTTGGCCTAAGCCAGCTGCATCAGTTACGCGGCAGGATCGGCAGGAGCAATCTGCAGTCTTTTTGTATTCTGATCTCGGATGGCCAAACCGAGGAGGCCAAGGCGCGCCTGGCAGCGATGGTGGCTTCAACTGATGGTTTCCGGATCTCAGAGGAGGATTTAAAGATTAGGGGGCCAGGTGAATTTTTCGGCAACCGCCAGCACGGTTTAGCCGAGCTAAAAATTGCCAATCCCTTAACTCAAATGCAGCTACTCAAGGCTGCCAGAGAAGAAGCCATTGCCTTGATTAAGCAAGATAGCCGGCTGGAAGACCGCGCGCATCAATTATTAAAAGAAAAACTTTTACAGAGGTTTCCGGAGTATAAAACGATAATGTTGGTGGGTTAA
- the rsmD gene encoding 16S rRNA (guanine(966)-N(2))-methyltransferase RsmD: MRITTGKYRNRKIYMPKGIRPTQDKVRKAVFDILGDISGLTFLEIFAGSGAVGLEALSRGVRELTIVESNRDSILAIKKNIELLKAPDCNLYHLEADKAIKLLSLDKKSFDIIFIDPPYHKDMAKKILQTLEAYDILSPHGLIVIQHFKAELLPKESLNFSLIKEAKYGDTWLSIFRKKE; encoded by the coding sequence ATGAGAATAACTACGGGAAAATACCGCAACCGTAAAATATATATGCCTAAGGGTATCCGGCCGACCCAGGATAAAGTGCGCAAGGCGGTTTTTGATATACTGGGGGATATCAGCGGATTAACATTTTTAGAGATTTTTGCCGGTTCAGGGGCAGTTGGGCTTGAGGCGCTCTCCCGGGGCGTCCGTGAGCTGACCATAGTTGAGAGTAACCGGGATTCCATCCTCGCCATTAAGAAGAATATTGAGCTGCTGAAAGCCCCGGACTGTAATCTCTACCATTTGGAAGCGGATAAAGCGATTAAGCTGCTGTCCTTGGATAAAAAGAGCTTCGATATCATATTTATTGACCCGCCTTACCACAAGGATATGGCAAAAAAAATCTTGCAAACCCTGGAGGCTTATGATATATTATCGCCTCATGGCCTGATAGTTATACAGCATTTTAAGGCGGAATTGTTGCCAAAAGAGAGCCTGAATTTCAGCTTAATCAAAGAAGCCAAGTATGGAGATACCTGGCTTTCAATTTTCAGGAAGAAAGAGTAA
- the coaD gene encoding pantetheine-phosphate adenylyltransferase has translation MCQTAIYPGTFDPVTNGHIDLICRAHEIFHDVIVAVAHNPHKKPIFSVAERVSMLKKATEGMDGVTVTHFDGLVVDFAHKMKAKVLVRGVRMLSDFEYEFQMALTNRKLSSDIETIFLMPHESYSYLSAKLIKEAAILGADLSSFVPDFVGSALRKKYALRKK, from the coding sequence ATGTGCCAGACCGCGATTTATCCAGGGACATTCGATCCGGTAACTAACGGCCATATTGATTTAATTTGCCGGGCGCATGAAATTTTCCATGATGTCATTGTGGCGGTGGCGCATAATCCACACAAGAAGCCGATTTTTAGCGTTGCCGAAAGAGTTTCGATGCTTAAAAAAGCTACTGAAGGCATGGACGGAGTAACGGTTACGCATTTTGACGGTTTGGTGGTGGATTTCGCGCATAAAATGAAGGCAAAAGTGCTGGTGCGCGGGGTACGCATGCTTTCCGATTTTGAATACGAGTTTCAGATGGCTTTGACTAACCGCAAACTTTCCAGCGATATTGAAACAATTTTTCTTATGCCGCATGAATCCTACAGTTATTTATCGGCTAAACTGATTAAAGAAGCGGCTATTTTAGGGGCGGATCTGTCAAGTTTTGTCCCGGATTTTGTCGGTTCGGCTTTGCGGAAAAAATACGCGCTACGCAAAAAATAG
- a CDS encoding YceD family protein, with protein MKIIVNQVPAEGLYLEEEINPAELDLETDLIKPRSDLKIKAQVYRITNALTVELNIRAFLYADCSRCLEEFGWEFNKDVQLSFPLDTDTTFIDLNPSIREEVILDYPIKPLCKITCKGLCVKCGKNKNEGGCNCAIT; from the coding sequence GTGAAAATAATTGTTAATCAGGTTCCCGCAGAGGGCCTGTATTTAGAAGAAGAGATTAATCCGGCGGAACTGGACCTGGAAACAGATTTAATCAAGCCCCGTTCTGATTTGAAAATAAAGGCGCAGGTTTACCGGATTACCAATGCCTTGACCGTAGAGTTAAATATCCGGGCGTTTCTTTACGCGGATTGTTCTCGCTGCCTTGAAGAATTTGGATGGGAATTTAATAAAGATGTGCAGTTGAGTTTCCCTTTAGACACTGATACCACTTTTATTGATTTAAATCCCAGTATAAGAGAAGAGGTAATTTTAGATTACCCCATAAAGCCTTTATGTAAAATAACTTGCAAAGGACTTTGTGTAAAATGCGGTAAAAACAAAAACGAAGGAGGATGCAACTGTGCCATTACCTAA
- the rpmF gene encoding 50S ribosomal protein L32, producing MPLPKRKHSAARGRKRRTHWKVKSTSLISCPQCKQLKLAHRACLACGYYDGRQVMEIKVKEKKKKSR from the coding sequence GTGCCATTACCTAAACGAAAGCATTCAGCAGCGCGCGGCCGCAAACGCCGTACGCATTGGAAGGTCAAATCAACCAGTTTAATTTCCTGTCCGCAATGCAAACAGCTTAAGCTGGCGCACCGGGCTTGTCTGGCCTGCGGCTATTATGACGGCCGCCAAGTGATGGAAATTAAGGTCAAAGAGAAGAAGAAAAAGTCCCGTTAA
- the plsX gene encoding phosphate acyltransferase PlsX: protein MKIVVDAMGGDFAPGVVIDGSLAAVKEYDVEVILVGDQPKIEALLKKARYTGNRISVQHATEVIEMSESAATSVRRKRNSSIVLGLNLVKEGKADAFFSAGNTGAVVCAATLELRLLPGIERPGIGIVTPTLKGVSLIIDVGANIDPKPTQLLQYGIMADAYCKNILNKPNPSVALLNIGEEEKKGTEFIREAYGLLETSKLNFIGNVEGKDLFKGKCDIIVCDGFVGNVALKVSESAAEAMQTFLKRHLLSNIWGKIGLIFMMPSLKRFKKELDYAEYGGALLLGVNGVVIIGHGRSNMRAIKNAIRVAKEEVERQVNTKIMEALK from the coding sequence ATGAAAATAGTCGTTGATGCTATGGGCGGAGATTTTGCCCCCGGCGTAGTTATTGATGGCAGTTTGGCCGCGGTGAAAGAGTATGATGTGGAGGTCATTTTGGTTGGAGACCAGCCAAAAATTGAGGCTCTTTTGAAGAAAGCTAGATATACCGGCAACAGGATTAGCGTGCAGCATGCCACGGAAGTAATTGAGATGAGCGAGTCCGCGGCAACCAGCGTGCGGCGTAAGCGGAATTCCTCGATTGTCCTGGGCTTAAATTTGGTCAAAGAAGGCAAGGCGGATGCTTTCTTTAGCGCGGGCAATACCGGAGCGGTTGTCTGCGCCGCTACTTTAGAATTAAGGTTATTGCCGGGAATCGAGCGGCCGGGGATCGGCATTGTTACACCCACTTTAAAAGGGGTGTCTTTGATCATTGATGTCGGCGCCAATATCGATCCTAAGCCCACGCAATTATTGCAATATGGGATTATGGCCGATGCTTATTGCAAAAATATTTTAAATAAACCTAATCCTAGCGTGGCGTTGTTGAATATCGGAGAAGAAGAGAAAAAGGGCACGGAGTTTATCCGCGAGGCTTATGGGCTCTTGGAAACGAGCAAATTAAATTTTATCGGCAATGTCGAGGGTAAAGACCTTTTTAAAGGTAAATGCGATATTATCGTCTGCGATGGTTTTGTGGGCAATGTGGCTTTGAAGGTTTCCGAAAGCGCCGCCGAAGCTATGCAGACATTTTTAAAGCGTCATCTGCTCAGTAATATTTGGGGCAAGATCGGGTTGATTTTTATGATGCCCAGCCTCAAGCGTTTTAAGAAAGAGCTGGATTACGCCGAATACGGCGGAGCGTTATTGCTGGGGGTAAATGGCGTAGTGATTATCGGCCATGGCCGTTCGAATATGAGGGCGATTAAGAACGCGATCCGGGTCGCCAAGGAAGAGGTTGAACGCCAGGTTAATACTAAGATTATGGAAGCGCTAAAATAG
- a CDS encoding ketoacyl-ACP synthase III → MKKVGIIGVGEYLPERILTNADLEKMVDTSDEWITTRTGIKERHLVAEGQATSDLAFNAAHRALENAKLKAEDLDLIVVATITGDMPFPSVAALVQEKLGAKNAACFDISAACAGFLYGISVAEKFIACSVYKNALVIGAEALSTITDWQDRNTCVLFGDGAGAAVLSEVKKGGIISTYLGCDGSKAGILNLPAGGSRNPATSETVRNRQHFLKMQGNELFKIAVNTMTRAAEIVLKQAGMTFADVDLIIPHQANARIIMAVAKKLGIPEDRVYLNIERCGNMSSASTVTALCEAVQEGKVKKGDIILLDAFGAGLVWGACIIEW, encoded by the coding sequence TTGAAAAAAGTAGGGATTATCGGGGTAGGCGAATACCTGCCGGAAAGAATTCTCACCAACGCCGACCTTGAAAAAATGGTCGATACATCCGATGAGTGGATTACCACGCGCACCGGAATAAAAGAAAGGCATCTGGTTGCCGAAGGCCAGGCTACTTCGGATTTAGCTTTTAACGCGGCTCACCGGGCGTTGGAAAATGCCAAACTCAAGGCCGAAGATTTAGATTTGATCGTCGTGGCCACAATTACCGGCGATATGCCTTTTCCTTCGGTGGCCGCGCTTGTTCAGGAAAAGCTTGGTGCAAAAAACGCGGCCTGCTTTGATATCTCCGCTGCCTGCGCCGGTTTCTTATATGGGATTTCCGTAGCTGAAAAATTCATTGCTTGTTCCGTTTATAAAAACGCGTTAGTAATTGGCGCCGAAGCCTTATCTACGATTACCGACTGGCAGGACCGTAATACCTGCGTATTGTTCGGCGATGGGGCAGGGGCGGCAGTATTATCGGAAGTAAAAAAAGGCGGGATTATTTCGACATATTTAGGCTGCGACGGATCAAAGGCCGGCATATTGAATCTGCCTGCCGGCGGCTCGCGCAATCCGGCAACTAGCGAAACCGTAAGGAACCGCCAGCATTTCCTGAAGATGCAGGGAAATGAATTATTCAAGATCGCGGTTAACACGATGACCCGGGCCGCCGAGATTGTTTTAAAACAAGCGGGGATGACTTTCGCGGATGTGGATTTAATCATTCCGCACCAGGCCAACGCGCGCATCATTATGGCGGTAGCCAAAAAATTGGGTATTCCTGAAGACAGGGTCTATCTTAATATCGAAAGATGCGGTAATATGTCCAGCGCTTCCACAGTTACCGCGCTTTGTGAAGCAGTGCAGGAAGGAAAAGTTAAGAAGGGTGATATCATCCTCTTAGACGCGTTCGGAGCGGGTTTGGTTTGGGGCGCCTGCATTATTGAATGGTAG
- the fabD gene encoding ACP S-malonyltransferase, whose product MVGYLFAGQGSQYAGMGKDLYEAFPESKAIFERADKALGFSISKVCFAGQPETLKQTIFSQPAILTVSMAAYEAFKARVKTKPSFMAGLSLGEYSALIAGGVFTFEDGLKLVRRRAEIMEEATFKHPGKMAAVLELPFDKVKDICLKSGAEVANINAPGQIVISGKKDAVDKAKDLCVEAGAKRVIELEVSGGFHSSLMFEASGELKKRLDLTPISPPTIPVISNYTASAQYQVTQIKENLVYQIYKSVRWEESMKYILSQGITNFIEFGPGKVLKGLMRRIDSNAQVVNIEKKEDILALQ is encoded by the coding sequence ATGGTAGGCTATCTTTTTGCCGGCCAGGGCAGCCAATACGCGGGGATGGGAAAAGATTTATACGAAGCATTTCCCGAAAGCAAAGCGATTTTTGAGCGGGCAGATAAGGCGTTAGGATTTTCTATATCCAAGGTTTGTTTTGCCGGCCAGCCGGAGACTTTAAAGCAGACTATTTTTTCTCAACCAGCCATACTTACGGTAAGTATGGCCGCGTATGAAGCGTTTAAAGCCAGAGTAAAAACAAAACCATCTTTTATGGCCGGTTTAAGCTTAGGTGAATATTCCGCTTTAATTGCCGGGGGAGTTTTTACTTTTGAGGATGGATTAAAGTTAGTGCGTAGAAGAGCGGAGATAATGGAAGAAGCTACGTTCAAACATCCCGGTAAAATGGCAGCGGTTTTGGAATTGCCTTTTGATAAAGTGAAAGATATTTGTTTAAAAAGCGGAGCTGAGGTTGCCAATATTAATGCTCCCGGGCAGATTGTTATTTCCGGAAAAAAAGACGCGGTGGATAAGGCCAAAGATTTATGTGTTGAGGCCGGGGCAAAAAGAGTAATTGAATTAGAGGTCAGTGGAGGCTTCCACTCTTCGTTGATGTTTGAAGCTTCAGGAGAATTAAAAAAAAGATTAGATTTAACGCCCATATCCCCGCCCACCATACCCGTAATTAGTAATTATACCGCTTCTGCGCAGTACCAGGTTACGCAGATAAAAGAAAATTTAGTTTACCAGATCTATAAATCCGTAAGATGGGAAGAATCAATGAAGTATATCTTATCGCAAGGGATAACTAATTTCATTGAGTTTGGGCCGGGTAAGGTATTAAAAGGATTAATGCGCCGTATTGATAGCAATGCGCAAGTTGTGAATATAGAGAAGAAAGAAGATATTCTAGCGTTGCAGTAA
- the fabG gene encoding 3-oxoacyl-[acyl-carrier-protein] reductase, whose amino-acid sequence MRLKDKVALVTGGARGIGRAIALAFAKEGAGIVVADVNLEVAQKTALEIEGLGVKALALEMDVTNYDKVEEGINKILDKMGKVDILVNNAGITKDNLLLRMSPADWDAVINVNLKGTFNCIKAVSRPMIKQRSGRIISIASIIGLMGNPGQANYAASKAGIIALTKTVAKELASRNINANAVAPGFIQTEMTAKLPEDLKKKMLEAIPLAKLGTPEDVANVCLFLASDESSYITGQTITIDGGMVMA is encoded by the coding sequence ATGCGTCTAAAAGATAAGGTAGCTTTAGTAACTGGTGGAGCCAGGGGCATTGGCCGGGCGATTGCCCTGGCTTTTGCCAAAGAAGGCGCCGGTATTGTGGTAGCGGATGTTAACCTGGAAGTAGCCCAGAAAACCGCCCTGGAAATCGAAGGTTTAGGCGTTAAAGCGCTGGCTTTGGAGATGGATGTAACCAACTATGATAAGGTCGAAGAAGGCATAAACAAAATTCTTGACAAAATGGGAAAGGTTGATATATTAGTTAACAACGCCGGAATTACTAAGGATAATCTTTTGCTTAGAATGTCCCCGGCGGATTGGGATGCGGTAATCAATGTTAATTTAAAAGGCACATTTAACTGTATTAAAGCCGTATCCCGGCCGATGATTAAACAAAGAAGCGGCCGGATTATCAGCATTGCTTCGATTATCGGTTTGATGGGTAACCCGGGTCAGGCAAATTATGCCGCTTCCAAAGCCGGGATCATCGCTCTTACCAAGACAGTAGCTAAGGAGTTAGCCAGCCGTAATATTAACGCTAACGCGGTAGCTCCGGGGTTTATTCAGACGGAGATGACGGCTAAGCTTCCTGAGGATTTAAAAAAGAAAATGCTGGAGGCAATTCCTTTAGCGAAATTAGGCACACCGGAAGATGTAGCAAATGTCTGCTTATTTTTGGCTTCTGATGAGTCAAGTTATATAACCGGGCAGACAATTACCATTGATGGCGGGATGGTCATGGCGTAA
- the acpP gene encoding acyl carrier protein, translated as MASQEKVKSIIAEQLGVKPEEVTPEASFVDDLGADSLDTVELVMALEEEFGIEIPDEDAEKITTVGDAIKYIDEKSAK; from the coding sequence ATGGCATCACAAGAGAAAGTAAAATCAATCATAGCGGAACAGTTAGGCGTAAAACCGGAGGAAGTAACTCCTGAAGCATCATTTGTTGATGATTTGGGCGCGGATTCCCTGGATACCGTGGAGTTAGTTATGGCTTTAGAAGAGGAATTTGGTATTGAGATTCCTGATGAGGACGCGGAAAAGATCACCACTGTTGGCGATGCCATCAAGTATATTGATGAGAAAAGCGCCAAATAA
- the fabF gene encoding beta-ketoacyl-ACP synthase II, whose amino-acid sequence MHTKKRVVITGLGVISPVGNDISSFWGSLKAGKSGIGPITSFDAKDFDSRIAAEVKNFDPTQYGISLKDIKRTARFVQFAVASAKQAVESSGLELDKEDRNRIGVIIGSGIGSLHTIEEEHKVFLSKGPSRLSPFLIPMLIVNEASGLVAIIHGLKGPNSCVATACASGSHAIGEAYRTILYGDADAMITGGTESCIVPTALGGFCALKALSTRNNEPEKASRPFERDRDGFVMAEGSGLVVLESLEHAQKRNANIIAEIVGFGMTCDAYHITAPDPGGEGAASAMIVALKDAQMNPSQIDYINAHGTSTKLNDKIETLSMKKAFGQHSKKVMVSSTKSMTGHLLGAAGGVEFVACCLAIKDGVVPPTINYEHPDPECDLDYVPNTARKVKVTACMSNSLGFGGHNASLIVKKFK is encoded by the coding sequence ATGCATACAAAAAAAAGAGTGGTAATAACAGGTTTAGGGGTAATTAGCCCCGTAGGTAATGACATTTCCAGCTTTTGGGGATCTTTGAAAGCCGGCAAAAGCGGAATAGGGCCGATTACCAGCTTTGATGCCAAGGATTTTGATTCCCGGATTGCGGCGGAAGTAAAGAATTTTGACCCCACCCAGTATGGAATTTCCCTTAAAGATATTAAAAGGACGGCAAGATTCGTGCAATTTGCCGTAGCCTCGGCCAAGCAGGCGGTTGAGTCTTCGGGCCTTGAATTAGATAAAGAAGACAGGAATCGTATCGGCGTAATTATTGGTTCCGGCATCGGCAGTTTGCATACAATTGAGGAAGAGCATAAAGTTTTTCTTAGTAAGGGCCCCTCCAGATTATCCCCATTCCTTATCCCGATGCTTATCGTTAACGAAGCAAGCGGTCTGGTGGCGATTATCCACGGATTAAAGGGGCCAAATTCCTGCGTGGCTACTGCTTGCGCTTCAGGTTCTCATGCCATAGGAGAAGCCTACCGCACTATTCTTTATGGTGATGCCGACGCAATGATTACCGGAGGCACGGAGAGTTGTATTGTGCCTACCGCGTTAGGCGGTTTTTGCGCTTTAAAAGCCCTTTCGACCAGGAATAATGAACCGGAGAAAGCCAGCCGTCCTTTTGAACGGGATCGTGATGGTTTTGTTATGGCCGAAGGAAGCGGTTTAGTAGTCTTAGAAAGTTTAGAGCACGCTCAAAAGAGAAATGCCAATATAATCGCCGAGATTGTCGGTTTTGGCATGACTTGCGATGCTTATCATATAACCGCTCCTGATCCCGGCGGAGAGGGTGCTGCTTCAGCGATGATTGTCGCGCTCAAAGACGCGCAGATGAATCCCAGCCAGATAGATTATATTAACGCGCACGGCACTTCCACTAAGCTCAACGATAAAATTGAAACTCTATCCATGAAAAAAGCATTTGGCCAGCACAGCAAGAAGGTAATGGTCTCTTCGACTAAGTCGATGACCGGCCATCTTTTGGGCGCCGCCGGTGGAGTAGAGTTTGTGGCTTGTTGCCTGGCAATCAAAGACGGAGTTGTTCCCCCTACCATCAATTATGAGCATCCTGATCCGGAATGCGACTTGGATTACGTGCCCAATACCGCGCGTAAAGTAAAAGTAACAGCCTGCATGTCCAATTCTTTAGGGTTTGGCGGACATAACGCCTCTCTGATTGTCAAAAAGTTTAAATAA
- the leuC gene encoding 3-isopropylmalate dehydratase large subunit, which yields MGYTIAEKILLKHCAQKSIAPGEFIEASVDVALANDITAPLAIAEFKKSGFKQVFNKNKVVLVPDHFAPAKDLKSANQCKILANFAKEQGIKNYFEIGNMGIEHALLPEKGIVLPGDLVVGADSHTCTYGALGAYATGMGSTDLARAYIDGKCWLKVPATHKFIYKGKLNKWVGGKDLILYTIGQIGVDGALYKVMEFCGPVIEKLGMDDRFSMSNMAIEAGARAGIIAPDAATKKFVAGFKRKSKFYHSDPDAVYEKTYEWDVTKLEPMVACPHLPSNVKPAGELKNVKVDQVVIGSCTNGRISDLRIAASLIKGKKAAKGVKLIVFPATQKIYLQAVKEGLAEIFVKAGGVFSTPTCGPCLGGHMGILTDGEVAIATTNRNFLGRMGSPKSFVYLSNPAVAAASAVTGKITHPGALK from the coding sequence ATGGGCTATACGATTGCGGAAAAAATATTATTGAAGCATTGCGCTCAAAAGTCGATTGCGCCGGGAGAGTTTATCGAAGCCAGCGTTGATGTTGCTTTGGCCAACGATATTACCGCTCCTCTTGCCATCGCTGAATTTAAAAAATCCGGTTTTAAGCAGGTATTTAATAAAAATAAAGTTGTTTTAGTTCCGGACCATTTTGCCCCGGCCAAAGATTTAAAAAGCGCCAATCAATGCAAAATTTTAGCTAATTTTGCTAAAGAGCAGGGGATTAAGAATTATTTTGAAATCGGGAATATGGGGATTGAGCATGCCCTTTTGCCGGAAAAAGGAATTGTCTTACCCGGAGATCTGGTAGTCGGTGCGGACTCGCATACCTGCACTTACGGGGCTTTGGGCGCCTATGCCACCGGGATGGGTTCAACGGATTTAGCCCGGGCCTATATCGACGGCAAATGCTGGCTAAAGGTTCCGGCAACGCATAAGTTTATATATAAAGGTAAGTTGAATAAGTGGGTGGGCGGCAAAGATTTGATTCTTTATACCATCGGCCAGATCGGTGTTGATGGGGCTTTGTATAAGGTAATGGAATTTTGCGGCCCGGTGATTGAAAAATTGGGGATGGATGACCGTTTTTCAATGTCTAATATGGCGATTGAAGCCGGGGCAAGGGCGGGAATAATCGCCCCGGACGCGGCTACTAAAAAATTCGTAGCCGGCTTTAAACGCAAATCTAAATTTTACCATTCAGATCCTGACGCGGTCTATGAAAAAACATATGAATGGGATGTTACTAAATTAGAACCAATGGTTGCCTGCCCGCATTTACCGAGCAATGTTAAGCCGGCAGGCGAACTAAAAAATGTTAAAGTTGACCAGGTAGTTATTGGTTCATGCACTAACGGCCGGATTTCGGATTTACGGATCGCGGCATCTTTAATTAAAGGTAAAAAAGCAGCCAAGGGAGTGAAATTAATCGTTTTTCCGGCAACGCAAAAAATTTACCTGCAAGCGGTAAAAGAAGGGCTGGCTGAGATCTTTGTTAAGGCCGGGGGAGTTTTTTCAACCCCGACTTGCGGCCCATGCCTGGGCGGACATATGGGTATTTTAACCGACGGCGAGGTAGCCATTGCTACCACCAACCGGAACTTTTTAGGCAGGATGGGCAGCCCTAAATCTTTTGTGTATCTGTCTAATCCGGCAGTGGCCGCGGCATCGGCAGTAACCGGTAAAATTACGCATCCGGGAGCGTTAAAATGA